In one window of Microcaecilia unicolor chromosome 9, aMicUni1.1, whole genome shotgun sequence DNA:
- the LOC115477112 gene encoding involucrin-like has protein sequence MEKKQGNQPEAEHSMDGEKHGNQQEAEHSMDGKKHGNQQEAQHSMDGKKQGNQSETEHSMDGEKHGNQQEAELSMDGEKKENQSEAEHSMDGEKHGNQQEAEHSMDGKKHGNQQEAQHSMDGKKQGNQSEAEHSMDGEKHGNQQEAELSMDREKKENQSEAEHSMDGEKHRNQQEAELSMDGEKKENQSEAEHSMDGEKHGNQQEAEHSMDGENHGNQQEAQHSMDGEKHGNQQEAQHSMDGKKQGNQSEAEHSMDGKKQGNQSEAEHSMDGEKHGNQQEAELSMDGEKKENQSEAEHSMDGEKHGNQQEAEHSMDGEKHRNQQEAEHSMDGEKHRNQQEAELSMDGEKKENQSEAEHSMDGEKHGNQQEAEHSMDGEKHGNQQEAQHSMDGKKQGNQSEAEHSMDGKKQGNQSEAEHSMDGEKHGNQQEAEHSMDGEKHRNQQEAEHSMDGEKHRNQQEAELSMDGEKKENQSEAEHSMDGEKHGNQQEAQHSMDGKKQGNQSEAEHSMDGKKQGNQSEAEHSMHGEKKENQLEAEHSVDGKSNNTL, from the coding sequence ATGGAAAAAAAGCAAGGGAACCAACCAGAGGCAGAACACTCAATGGATGGAGAAAAGCACGGGAACCAACAAGAGGCAGAACACTCAATGGATGGAAAAAAGCATGGGAACCAACAAGAGGCACAACACTCAATGGATGGAAAAAAGCAAGGGAACCAATCAGAGACAGAACACTCAATGGATGGAGAAAAGCACGGGAACCAACAAGAGGCAGAACTCTCAATGgatggagaaaagaaagaaaatcaatcAGAGGCAGAACACTCAATGGATGGAGAAAAGCACGGGAACCAACAAGAGGCAGAACACTCAATGGATGGAAAAAAGCACGGGAACCAACAAGAGGCACAACACTCAATGGATGGAAAAAAGCAAGGGAACCAATCAGAGGCAGAACACTCAATGGATGGAGAAAAGCACGGGAACCAACAAGAGGCAGAACTCTCAATGGatagagaaaagaaagaaaatcaatcAGAGGCAGAACACTCAATGGATGGAGAAAAgcacaggaaccaacaagaggcaGAACTCTCAATGgatggagaaaagaaagaaaatcaatcAGAGGCAGAACACTCAATGGATGGAGAAAAGCACGGGAACCAACAAGAGGCAGAACACTCAATGGATGGAGAAAATCACGGGAACCAACAAGAGGCACAACACTCAATGGATGGAGAAAAGCACGGGAACCAACAAGAGGCACAACACTCAATGGATGGAAAAAAGCAAGGGAACCAATCAGAGGCAGAACACTCAATGGATGGAAAAAAGCAAGGGAACCAATCAGAGGCAGAACACTCAATGGATGGAGAAAAGCACGGGAACCAACAAGAGGCAGAACTCTCAATGgatggagaaaagaaagaaaatcaatcAGAGGCAGAACACTCAATGGATGGAGAAAAGCACGGGAACCAACAAGAGGCAGAACACTCAATGGATGGAGAAAAgcacaggaaccaacaagaggcaGAACACTCAATGGATGGAGAAAAgcacaggaaccaacaagaggcaGAACTCTCAATGgatggagaaaagaaagaaaatcaatcAGAGGCAGAACACTCAATGGATGGAGAAAAGCACGGGAACCAACAAGAGGCAGAACACTCAATGGATGGAGAAAAGCACGGGAACCAACAAGAGGCACAACACTCAATGGATGGAAAAAAGCAAGGGAACCAATCAGAGGCAGAACACTCAATGGATGGAAAAAAGCAAGGGAACCAATCAGAGGCAGAACACTCAATGGATGGAGAAAAGCACGGGAACCAACAAGAGGCAGAACACTCAATGGATGGAGAAAAgcacaggaaccaacaagaggcaGAACACTCAATGGATGGAGAAAAgcacaggaaccaacaagaggcaGAACTCTCAATGgatggagaaaagaaagaaaatcaatcAGAGGCAGAACACTCAATGGATGGAGAAAAGCACGGGAACCAACAAGAGGCACAACACTCAATGGATGGAAAAAAGCAAGGGAACCAATCAGAGGCAGAACACTCAATGGATGGAAAAAAGCAAGGGAACCAATCAGAGGCagaacactcaatgcatggagaaaagaaagaaaatcaatTAGAGGCAGAACACTCAGTGGATGGAAAAAGCAACAACACCCTGTGA